The Acidimicrobiales bacterium genome includes the window CGGCCGCTGCCGCTGCTTCCCGAGAACGTGATCGCCCAAGGGCGCGCCGGGCAGGCCCTGCTGCTGCGCGCCGCCTACCCGTCCTGGCTTCCGCTCACCCCGTGGCACTCGACGCCCTGGGCGCTCCAACTCCTGCAGGCCGAAAGGAGCCCGATATGACAGCCGCACCTATTGAGAAGCTCCTGTACAAACCGGAGGAGGCCGCCAAGGCGCTGGGGATCGGGAGGTCGAAGATCTACGCCCTGATGGCATCCGGACAGCTCGAGTCGGTTCTCCTCGGTGGCAGCCGACGGATACCCCTCGACGCCATGCACGCCTTCATCGAGCAGCTGCGCGGATCGCCGTCGGAGGAGGCCGGTACCATCGTGGCCTCGCCGAACGCGGCCTTCACCACCTAGAGCAAAGGACAGCGTCCATGGCTCACATCACGAAGCGCAGCACGGTCTCCGGCGAGCCCCGCTACGACGTGCGCTGGCGCGTAGCCGGTAAGGACCGTCAGCGGACCTTCCGGCGCTCCGCCGACGCGGTGACCTTCAAGCGGGAGATCGAACGTCAGGAGCTCACCGGCGTCGCGTTCGACCCCAAGCGAGCCGAGATCACCGTCGCTGAGTATGCCCACGGCTGGCTCCCGTCACGACGCCGAATGGACGGAAGCCCGCTCGCACCACGCACCCAGGAGTTGTACAGGTACATGCTTGATCGGTTGATACTCCCAACACTGGGAGATCGCCCCATCGGAGAGCTCCGCGTGACTGAGATCAGAGCTTGGCACGGCGACACCGCCGACAACGTCACGCCATCCCAGGCTGCCAAGGCATACCGGCTGCTCCGAACCATCCTCAACACAGCGGTT containing:
- a CDS encoding helix-turn-helix domain-containing protein; this translates as MTAAPIEKLLYKPEEAAKALGIGRSKIYALMASGQLESVLLGGSRRIPLDAMHAFIEQLRGSPSEEAGTIVASPNAAFTT